The proteins below come from a single Triticum aestivum cultivar Chinese Spring chromosome 5D, IWGSC CS RefSeq v2.1, whole genome shotgun sequence genomic window:
- the LOC123119713 gene encoding myb-related protein MYBAS2 isoform X3 has product MTPHEERLILELHARWGNRWSRIARKLPGRTDNEIKNYWRTHMRKKAQERKRSVSPSSSSSSVTYQSIQPQTPSIMGIGEQELHGGSSCITSILKGTPADMDGYLMDQIWMEIEAPSGVNFHDGKDNSYSSPSGPLLPSPMWDYYSPEAGWKMDEIKMAPQVSYSKGIGPSY; this is encoded by the exons ATGACTCCCCATGAAGAACGCCTCATCCTCGAGCTCCATGCTCGGTGGGGAAACAG GTGGTCCAGGATAGCACGGAAGCTGCCAGGGCGTACCGACAATGAGATCAAGAACTACTGGAGAACACATATGAGGAAGAAAGCacaggagaggaagaggagcgtgtcaccctcatcatcttcatcctcagtgACATACCAATCCATTCAGCCACAGACGCCATCGATCATGGGAATTGGCGAGCAGGAGCTTCATGGTGGCAGTAGCTGCATCACAAGCATATTGAAGGGCACGCCTGCTGACATGGATGGATACCTCATGGATCAGATATGGATGGAGATTGAGGCACCCTCTGGGGTCAACTTTCATGACGGGAAGGATAATTCATACAGCAGCCCCTCTGGCCCTCTGCTGCCATCACCGATGTGGGATTACTACAGCCCTGAGGCAGGCTGGAAGATGGATGAGATAAAGATGGCCCCACAAGTTAGCTACAGTAAAGGAATTGGCCCCAGTTATTGA
- the LOC123119713 gene encoding myb-related protein MYBAS2 isoform X2, whose product MDRAGGHATGLNRTGKSCRLRWVNYLHPGLKRGRMTPHEERLILELHARWGNRWSRIARKLPGRTDNEIKNYWRTHMRKKAQERKRSVSPSSSSSSVTYQSIQPQTPSIMGIGEQELHGGSSCITSILKGTPADMDGYLMDQIWMEIEAPSGVNFHDGKDNSYSSPSGPLLPSPMWDYYSPEAGWKMDEIKMAPQVSYSKGIGPSY is encoded by the exons ATGGACAGAGCAGGAGGACATGCAACTG GCCTCAACCGCACAGGAAAGAGCTGTCGCCTCCGGTGGGTTAACTACCTCCACCCTGGCCTAAAGCGTGGGCGCATGACTCCCCATGAAGAACGCCTCATCCTCGAGCTCCATGCTCGGTGGGGAAACAG GTGGTCCAGGATAGCACGGAAGCTGCCAGGGCGTACCGACAATGAGATCAAGAACTACTGGAGAACACATATGAGGAAGAAAGCacaggagaggaagaggagcgtgtcaccctcatcatcttcatcctcagtgACATACCAATCCATTCAGCCACAGACGCCATCGATCATGGGAATTGGCGAGCAGGAGCTTCATGGTGGCAGTAGCTGCATCACAAGCATATTGAAGGGCACGCCTGCTGACATGGATGGATACCTCATGGATCAGATATGGATGGAGATTGAGGCACCCTCTGGGGTCAACTTTCATGACGGGAAGGATAATTCATACAGCAGCCCCTCTGGCCCTCTGCTGCCATCACCGATGTGGGATTACTACAGCCCTGAGGCAGGCTGGAAGATGGATGAGATAAAGATGGCCCCACAAGTTAGCTACAGTAAAGGAATTGGCCCCAGTTATTGA
- the LOC123119713 gene encoding myb-related protein MYBAS2 isoform X1 yields MVTVREETRKGPWTEQEDMQLVCTVRLFGERRWDFIAKVSGLNRTGKSCRLRWVNYLHPGLKRGRMTPHEERLILELHARWGNRWSRIARKLPGRTDNEIKNYWRTHMRKKAQERKRSVSPSSSSSSVTYQSIQPQTPSIMGIGEQELHGGSSCITSILKGTPADMDGYLMDQIWMEIEAPSGVNFHDGKDNSYSSPSGPLLPSPMWDYYSPEAGWKMDEIKMAPQVSYSKGIGPSY; encoded by the exons ATGGTGACAGTGAGAGAAGAGACACGCAAAGGGCCATGGACAGAGCAGGAGGACATGCAACTGGTATGCACTGTCCGTTTGTTCGGTGAACGCCGTTGGGATTTCATTGCCAAAGTATCAG GCCTCAACCGCACAGGAAAGAGCTGTCGCCTCCGGTGGGTTAACTACCTCCACCCTGGCCTAAAGCGTGGGCGCATGACTCCCCATGAAGAACGCCTCATCCTCGAGCTCCATGCTCGGTGGGGAAACAG GTGGTCCAGGATAGCACGGAAGCTGCCAGGGCGTACCGACAATGAGATCAAGAACTACTGGAGAACACATATGAGGAAGAAAGCacaggagaggaagaggagcgtgtcaccctcatcatcttcatcctcagtgACATACCAATCCATTCAGCCACAGACGCCATCGATCATGGGAATTGGCGAGCAGGAGCTTCATGGTGGCAGTAGCTGCATCACAAGCATATTGAAGGGCACGCCTGCTGACATGGATGGATACCTCATGGATCAGATATGGATGGAGATTGAGGCACCCTCTGGGGTCAACTTTCATGACGGGAAGGATAATTCATACAGCAGCCCCTCTGGCCCTCTGCTGCCATCACCGATGTGGGATTACTACAGCCCTGAGGCAGGCTGGAAGATGGATGAGATAAAGATGGCCCCACAAGTTAGCTACAGTAAAGGAATTGGCCCCAGTTATTGA